In Zingiber officinale cultivar Zhangliang chromosome 8B, Zo_v1.1, whole genome shotgun sequence, a single genomic region encodes these proteins:
- the LOC122016374 gene encoding dirigent protein 2-like: MTPPLHLLLLLLLLFSAPRPSTAQLPTATHLHFFLHEIFSVGDPGATAVSAAGGNDPSAFGFVGVYDDVLREGPEVDSAPIGRAQGFNAEVSSLAGHVEFLTIFSLVFTSGELNGSSLAVAGRSVVEGAATSERSIVGGTGIFQSAKGYVVSRPLTAPATRLLLEFDAYILHH, from the coding sequence ATGACTCCTCCTCTCCAcctactcctcctcctcctcctcctcttctcagCGCCTCGGCCGTCGACGGCCCAATTACCCACCGCCACTCacctccacttcttcctccacgaGATCTTCTCCGTCGGGGACCCGGGCGCCACCGCCGTCTCGGCCGCCGGGGGCAACGATCCCTCAGCCTTCGGTTTCGTGGGCGTCTACGACGACGTGCTCCGCGAGGGCCCCGAGGTGGACTCCGCGCCTATCGGCCGCGCGCAGGGCTTCAACGCCGAAGTCTCCTCCCTCGCCGGCCACGTGGAGTTCCTCACGATCTTCAGCCTCGTGTTTACCAGCGGGGAGCTCAACGGCAGCTCGCTCGCTGTCGCGGGGCGGTCTGTGGTCGAAGGCGCTGCGACGTCGGAGCGGAGCATCGTTGGGGGCACCGGAATATTCCAGTCGGCGAAGGGGTACGTGGTGAGCAGGCCGCTGACGGCGCCGGCGACGCGGCTTCTGCTGGAATTCGATGCGTATATTTTACACCACTAA
- the LOC122014686 gene encoding probable E3 ubiquitin-protein ligase HIP1 isoform X2, which yields MPDQKNFAQPYDNSFEFKPGSSSSSAMNQRVLWNNMLFNPTEVQSMTGRTASPEDINIPCLNMANQDDAQLSIWGSRGSSSSSQHHQQGIREDNKREHGWTPSITITSRSGPTIEENHSYGSPILSLDTANRSLNVAQVDGIPSFPQNNPRFNNLQQNREIAAAQVGSGNDLSESVLSHPPYMLGLFDGESVSVPIDLSISGESSENVGLLREDDDRPENLLDERRISCKRKNSEGFLGQSSVSANASSSQQGDSSFLYSHIYNPVTTSISSSAEYPCIAPPPEEYPATLARGVASDCYASPSTAGHAETSRRNHRVRINPALAHPNSWLVNTTRQSDSWLYNQPPSFSISPNQSLEPTQVLPPTSSQNQPLIPVVPGLPQIVYHFPWSGPSNSRIGTSSGSFSAEDRSFAAREANQSSNMLARSNLELVPATSVRNMSQHRTNRNLDGRIVNMAMNSQAGTSSGLHPTLGSSWVPRQNPTQFSQPLAEATYRPLFQPGSSESGGQGINFPPQHSGHSLSSQEVAQIRASLRGPPPTSHARSPNLLRRRNHGLFSAPISLRNLTDAGEERSRMLSEIRHALESLRRGDGLRLEI from the coding sequence ATGCCAGATCAAAAGAACTTTGCTCAACCCTATgacaattcatttgaatttaaaCCTGGTTCCAGTTCAAGCAGCGCGATGAATCAGCGAGTTTTGTGGAATAACATGCTTTTCAATCCAACAGAGGTTCAGAGTATGACAGGTCGGACAGCATCACCTGAAGATATAAATATTCCATGCCTAAACATGGCTAATCAAGATGATGCTCAATTGAGTATTTGGGGCTCAAGAGGCTCTAGTTCTTCTAGTCAACACCATCAACAAGGTATCCGTGAAGATAATAAAAGGGAGCATGGCTGGACACCATCTATAACAATTACTTCTCGAAGCGGGCCTACGATAGAAGAAAATCATTCTTATGGCTCTCCTATTCTTTCATTGGATACTGCCAATAGAAGTCTTAATGTTGCTCAGGTTGATGGTATCCCATCTTTTCCACAAAATAATCCTCGGTTCAACAATTTGCAGCAGAACAGAGAGATTGCTGCTGCTCAAGTTGGTTCAGGCAACGATCTCTCAGAGTCAGTACTATCCCATCCTCCTTATATGTTGGGTTTGTTTGATGGTGAAAGTGTTTCTGTGCCAATTGATTTATCCATTTCTGGTGAAAGTTCTGAGAATGTTGGTCTTTTGAGGGAAGATGATGACAGACCAGAAAATTTATTGGATGAACGACGCATTTCCTGCAAGAGAAAGAACAGTGAAGGTTTCCTTGGACAGTCTTCAGTAAGTGCAAATGCAAGCTCTTCTCAGCAAGGGGACAGTAGTTTTCTGTATTCTCATATATATAATCCTGTGACTACAAGCATTTCTAGCTCTGCAGAGTATCCTTGTATTGCACCTCCTCCTGAAGAGTATCCTGCTACTTTGGCAAGAGGAGTCGCCTCTGATTGCTATGCCTCACCAAGTACAGCAGGGCATGCAGAGACCTCACGGAGGAATCACCGTGTGAGAATTAACCCTGCTTTGGCACATCCCAATTCATGGTTAGTAAATACTACTAGGCAATCAGATTCCTGGCTATATAATCAACCACCTTCTTTTAGTATCTCACCAAATCAGTCTCTTGAGCCGACACAAGTACTACCTCCTACAAGTTCTCAAAACCAACCTCTTATACCAGTTGTTCCTGGTCTACCCCAAATTGTATATCATTTTCCATGGAGTGGACCTTCAAATTCAAGAATTGGTACATCATCAGGCTCATTTAGTGCGGAGGACAGAAGTTTTGCTGCAAGAGAGGCGAACCAGTCTAGTAATATGTTGGCTCGCAGCAATTTGGAACTTGTTCCTGCAACAAGTGTAAGGAACATGTCACAACATCGCACAAACAGGAACTTAGATGGTAGAATTGTAAACATGGCTATGAATTCACAGGCTGGTACAAGCTCAGGGTTGCATCCAACATTAGGATCTTCTTGGGTACCTCGTCAAAATCCTACACAATTTTCTCAACCCTTAGCAGAAGCTACTTATCGACCTTTGTTTCAACCTGGAAGCTCTGAATCTGGAGGCCAGGGCATTAACTTCCCTCCACAACATTCTGGTCATTCTTTGAGCTCACAGGAGGTAGCTCAGATTAGAGCAAGTTTGCGTGGCCCACCACCAACA